A single window of Solea senegalensis isolate Sse05_10M unplaced genomic scaffold, IFAPA_SoseM_1 scf7180000013901, whole genome shotgun sequence DNA harbors:
- the LOC122760666 gene encoding ermin-like, protein METSPVLPKDQRLTSEEENALVSQVLEIIGGITREALQTMDEPAERAVCLMEEGDDSVFYSDEDQTNQECELANTRRGFDANEGKYLIKSEGVEKPIPQKKGDQEGEVLNDNLNLAMETETALQSILTDEEEECKELQTQKTELKNKSDSTEQNASSETVTQHKEQKKEQLVQEAHISNLEPTDVTNEGCHERVDGKKQVPKEMSGVELQISGDGQIILEQEPEREDNFHFPVGFHQATSSTGYATLPLLKKSRDSGGSHQESFDHISSSSSSKYSTLSYRKIRRGNTRKKIEEFEHMIMNL, encoded by the exons ATGGAGACAAGCCCAGTGCTTCCAAAGGACCAGAGGCTCACATCAGAAGAAGAGAATGCACTGGTGTCGCAGGTACTGGAGATCATTGGCGGCATCACTCGTGAGGCCTTACAGACCATGGATGAGCCTGCGGAGAGAGCCGTGTGTTTGATGGAGGAGGGAGACGACTCTGTGTTCTACAGCGATGAGGATCAGACTAATCAGGAATGCGAGTTGGCCAACACACGGCGTGGGTTTGATGCCAACGAGGGCAAATATCTTATTAAAAGTGAAGGAGTGGAAAAACCAATCCCACAGAAGAAGGGCGATCAAGAGGGAGAAGTCTTAAATGACAACTTGAATTTAGCGATGGAGACAGAAACAGCTTTGCAGTCCATTCTgactgatgaagaagaggaatgCAAAGAGCTCCAGACACAAAAAACGGAACTTAAGAATAAGTCAGACTCCACAGAGCAGAATGCATCATCAGAAACAG TAACTCAACACaaggaacaaaaaaaggaacaacTGGTGCAAGAGGCTCACATATCAAACCTTGAACCCACTGATGTAACTAATGAGGGGTGTCATGAAAGGGTGGACGGAAAGAAACAAGTCCCCAAAGAGATGTCAGGTGTTGAACTCCAGATATCAGGCGATGGACAAATAATATTAGAGCAGGAGCCAGAGCGGGAGGACAACTTCCATTTTCCTGTGGGGTTTCATCAGGCGACGTCCAGCACAGGCTACGCTACGCTGCCTCTGCTGAAGAAATCCAGGGACAGCGGCGGCAGTCACCAGGAATCCTTCGAccacatctcctcctcctcctcctccaagtaCAGCACCCTGTCCTACCGCAAAATCCGCAGAGGAAACACTCGCAAGAAGATAGAGGAGTTCGAGCACATGATCATGAATTTATAA
- the LOC122760664 gene encoding cytohesin-interacting protein, with product MQSTMNFNGLQRQGSQENYILDNVQRKKSSLWSRRSLRGSKDRHFQNTNSLPRVCKPKQTPCTSLIDYSDPQRITVELEKQDNETFGFEIQTYGLQMKNTAAVEMCTFVSKVHRDSTAENAGLTTGDVIITINGVSIEGSSHHDILGLIKESTNSLKMETVCGNIVKRIELEKKMKLLKHSLHEKLVELQELTSQEKRLMPGNSSNSSFRLSMDSSLSSPTGRCSRRFSSDSSYRSAVTDDSDQASVFGDMCSPSPCSAASTTDDSCFFSRDFPSQDSGGRFSLSSSLPHQSLSRSSSSSFAGSSNSLSPSWEETRISSLFGTLPRKSRRSNVRKHILKLIPGLHRSVEEEETEANTQ from the exons ATGCAGTCCACCATGAATTTCAATGGACTTCAACGTCAGGGCAGCCAAGAGAATTACATTCTGGATAATGTTCAGAGGAAGAAAAGTTCTCTGTGGTCCCGGCGTTCACTGAGGGGGAGCAAAGATCGACACTTTCAGAACACAAACTCTCTGCCCAGAGTTTGCAAG CCCAAACAAACCCCCTGCACCTCACTGATTGATTACTCTGACCCGCAAAG gaTCACAGTTGAACTGGAGAAACAAGACAATGAAACATTTGGTTTTGAAATTCAg ACGTACGGACTGCAGATGAAGAACACCGCTGCAGTGGAAATGTGCACGTTTGTGAGCAAAGTGCACAGGGACAGCACTGCAGAGAATGCTGGCCTGACCACAG GAGatgttattattacaataaacgGGGTCAGCATCGAAGGGTCATCACACCACGACATACTTGGTCTGATAAAGGAATCAACCAACAGCCTAAA gaTGGAGACTGTGTGTGGGAATATAGTGAAGCGGATAGAactggagaagaagatgaaacTGCTGAAG CACTCACTACATGAGAAACTGGTTGAGCTGCAAGAGCTGACATCACAGGAAAAGCGCCTGATGCCTG GTAACTCGAGCAACAGCAGCTTCCGCCTCTCCATGGACTCCTCGTTGAGTTCCCCCACAGGCCGCTGCAGCCGGCGTTTCTCCAGTGACAGCAGCTACAGGAGCGCGGTGACAGATGACAGTGACCAGGCCAGCGTGTTTGGGGACATGTGCTCTCCCAGCCCCTGCAGTGCAGCCAGCACCACAGACGACAGCTGCTTCTTCTCCAGAGATTTCCCTTCACAGGACAGCGGAGGCAGGTTTTCACTGAGCTCGAGCCTCCCTCACCAGTCCCTCAGccgctccagcagctccagcttcGCCGGCAGCAGcaactccctctctccctcatgGGAGGAAACAAGGATCTCCTCCTTGTTTGGTACTCTGCCCAGAAAAAGCAGGAGAAGCAATGTACGCAAACACATCCTCAAGTTAATTCCTGGACTCCATCGCTcagttgaggaggaggagacggaggcaAACACTCAGTGA